A region from the Rosa rugosa chromosome 6, drRosRugo1.1, whole genome shotgun sequence genome encodes:
- the LOC133717623 gene encoding uncharacterized protein LOC133717623: protein MLVTRGKTKIGIRSRKAGEYFRGKTKIGNFVLLAISGLLETQVHMICFNGLMFSFTFLPVVIGVCFVFVGSRRCWAHCRDLLSLSHSLRFWLGSSHVELLNNARRFALFHSALLVPTLEKVIVVLVKPMKNPMTALIKTSEVNEESKDCSDQDLNHGRLQLISSMPLVTVRSTPPPLMHLTNWCVSNRVVLLLNFDHHINSLDCMMGFCNCCNCCWRPHNTRRLFVKKQTRH from the exons ATGTTAGTAACGAGAGGGAAGACGAAGATTGGAATTAGATCGAGGAAAGCAGGAGAGTACTTTCGAGGGAAGACGAAGATTGgcaattttgttttgttggcgATTTCGGGTTTGTTGGAAACTCAGGTGCATATGATTTGCTTCAATGGATTAATGTTTTCTTTCACTTTTCTACCTGTTGTAATcggtgtttgttttgtttttgttgggtCAAGGAGGTGTTGGGCTCATTGTCGCGatcttctgtctctctctcattctcttcgTTTTTGGCTGGGTTCTTCGCATGTAGAG CTTCTAAACAATGCTAGGCGTTTTGCTCTGTTTCACTCTGCTCTTTTGGTTCCAACTCT GGAGAAAGTGATAGTGGTATTGGTTAAGCCAATGAAGAATCCAATGACTGCTCTTATCAAGACCTCCGAAGTCAATGAAGAATCCAAAGACTGCTCTGATCAAGACCTCAATCATGGCCGGCTTCAGCTGATATCTTCAATGCCTTTGGTGACAGTTCGCTCGACTCCACCACCCCTGATGCATTTGACCAATTGGTGTGTATCCAATCGTGTTGTACTACTTCTCAATTTTGATCATCATATTAACAGCTTGGATTGCATGATGGGTTTTTGCAACTGTTGCAATTGCTGCTGGAGGCCTCACAATACAAGACGTTTGTTTGTGAAGAAGCAGACAAGGCACTAA